A single genomic interval of Corylus avellana chromosome ca10, CavTom2PMs-1.0 harbors:
- the LOC132163104 gene encoding receptor-like protein 35, with product MCTLFLNFSTVFVVSHQCLDNQQFLLLELKNTLIFESTLSAKLAKWNQSVDCCSWEGVTCNEGRVIGLDLSSESILGGLGNSSSLFSFKHLQSLSLAYNDFNNSHIPPQFGKLVNLSYLNLSNAGFAGQIPLAISRLTRLVTLDLSTTYYYIYQLKLENPNLNVLVQKLSELIELYLDGVLISAQGNEWGQALSSSLPNLRVLSLSKCNLSGPIDSSLQNLQSLSIIDLSRNNLSAPVPDFFADFKNLTSLDFYDCELNGKFPEKIFQVPTLQTLFLSFNYRLEVSLPEFLPNGSLRDMALGFTNFSGSLPPSIGNLKMLSRIDLAQCNFNGSIPDSIVSLTQLVNLDLSDNNFNGSIPDSIASLTQLVILDLSYNNFTGSIPGSIGSLTQLVFLGLSYNNFHGSIPDSIASLTQLVILDLSYNNFTGSIPGSIGSLTQLVSLDLSYNNFTGSISGSIGSLTQLLYVFLSNNNFNGSIPNFGMFKNLTSLLLGNNHLSGQINSTQWEELLNLDSLDLSGNSLNGNIPISLFPLPSWQELDLSHNQFSGSLDLTVIQNVKSISELDLSYNNLLVEFNSFNISLTSFPQLSYLGLASCKLKVFPDFLRNQSSLQFLDLSNNQIYGEIPASISQSLANTFFLSLSSNKLYGSIPRSICKATNLQLLDLSNNSFSGTIPQCLIKMSRTLGVLNLRTNNLNGTIPDAFPDNCGLHTLYLNKNQLEGGLPKSLANCKRLEVLDIGNNHIKGTFPFYLKNTSMLRVLVLRSNKFYGSITHPEPNATWPMLQIIDVASNNFTGNLPITLLLTWMAMMNRSQEAQSRLSYLETQVAGIYYRDMITVTIKGLMVELKNILEIFTTIDFSCNGFDGPIPKEMGELKVLHILNLSHNAFTGQIPSSLGKLTNLESLDLSSNKLSGKIPMQIADGLIFLSVLNLSFNQLEGKIPFIKQFATFLETSFEGNERLCGIPLKSHCTYEEPQLSPPTYEEKHWNSGIVIEWNYISIELGFIFGIGIIIGPLMFWKRWRIWYYKHVDDILFRIFPRLYLGKEYHKKCIHGNQRRRHKS from the coding sequence ATGTGCACACTTTTCCTCAATTTCTCTACTGTCTTTGTGGTGTCTCACCAATGTTTGGACAATCAGCAATTCCTGTTGCTCGAATTGAAGAACACCCTTATATTCGAATCTACTTTGTCTGCAAAACTAGCTAAGTGGAACCAAAGTGTCGATTGCTGTTCTTGGGAAGGCGTAACCTGCAACGAGGGACGTGTTATTGGCCTTGACCTGAGCAGTGAATCCATCTTGGGTGGACTTGGCAATTCAAGCAGCCTCTTCAGTTTTAAGCACCTCCAAAGCTTGAGTTTGGCTTATAATGACTTCAACAATTCTCATATTCCACCACAGTTTGGCAAGTTGGTGAATTTGAGTTATTTGAATCTCTCAAATGCTGGCTTTGCAGGGCAGATTCCTCTTGCGATTTCGCGCTTGACAAGGTTGGTCACTCTTGATTTATCTACGACCTATTATTACATCTATCAACTGAAACTtgagaatccaaatttaaatgtgCTCGTTCAGAAACTTTCGGAGCTTATTGAACTTTATCTTGATGGTGTATTAATATCAGCACAAGGTAATGAGTGGGGTCAAGCTTTATCATCTTCACTTCCAAATTTGAGAGTGCTGAGCTTGTCAAAGTGCAATCTTTCAGGCCCTATTGATTCCTCCTTACAAAATCTTCAGTCCCTCTCAATTATTGATTTGTCTCGTAACAATTTATCTGCTCCAGTTCCAGATTTTTTTGcagatttcaaaaatttgacatCCTTGGATTTCTATGATTGTGAACTGAATGGAAAATTTCCGGAAAAGATCTTCCAGGTTCCAACGCTACAAACACTTTTCTTGTCATTTAACTATCGACTTGAAGTTTCTTTGCCAGAATTTCTCCCAAATGGATCTCTTCGAGACATGGCACTTGGCTTTACAAATTTTTCTGGGTCATTACCACCTTCTATTGGTAACCTTAAAATGTTGTCAAGAATAGACCTTGCGCAATGCAATTTCAATGGATCAATACCAGACTCAATTGTGAGCCTCACACAATTAGTCAATTTGGACTTGTCAGACAACAATTTCAATGGATCAATTCCAGACTCAATTGCGAGCCTCACACAATTGGTCATTTTGGACTTGTCATACAACAATTTCACTGGATCAATTCCAGGCTCAATTGGGAGTCTCACACAATTGGTCTTTTTGGGCTTGTCATACAACAATTTCCACGGATCAATTCCAGACTCAATTGCGAGCCTCACACAATTGGTCATTTTGGACTTGTCATACAACAATTTCACCGGATCAATTCCAGGCTCAATTGGGAGTCTCACACAATTGGTCTCTTTGGACTTGTCATACAACAATTTCACCGGATCAATTTCAGGCTCAATTGGGAGCCTCACACAATTGCTCTATGTGTTCTTGTCAAACAACAATTTCAATGGATCAATTCCAAATTTCGGGATGTTCAAGAATCTAACTTCCTTACTACTTGGTAATAATCATTTGTCTGGTCAAATTAATTCCACTCAGTGGGAAGAACTTTTGAATCTGGATTCTCTTGACTTGAGCGGCAATTCATTGAATGGGAATATTCCTATTTCTCTATTTCCCCTTCCATCATGGCAAGAGTTAGATCTTTCGCACAACCAATTTTCTGGCTCCTTAGACCTTACTGTGATTCAAAATGTTAAAAGTATTTCAGAGCTTGATCTTTCATACAACAACTTGTTGGTTGAATTTAATAGTTTTAACATTTCGTTAACCTCATTCCCCCAACTTTCCTACTTAGGGTTGGCTTCTTGCAAGTTGAAAGTATTTCCTGATTTCTTGAGAAACCAATCGAGTTTACAATTTCTTGACCTTTCAAACAACCAGATCTATGGAGAGATACCAGCAAGCATCAGTCAATCCCTTGCCAACACTTTCTTCTTGTCTCTTTCAAGTAATAAATTATATGGGAGCATCCCTAGATCAATATGCAAAGCTACAAATCTTCAACTTCTAGATCTGTCTAATAATTCCTTCAGTGGCACAATTCCCCAATGCTTGATTAAGATGAGCCGTACACTTGGAGTGCTGAATCTAAGGACAAACAACCTCAATGGCACAATTCCTGATGCATTTCCAGATAATTGTGGTTTACATACTTTATATCTCAATAAAAACCAACTAGAAGGGGGGCTACCAAAATCTTTGGCCAATTGCAAACGGTTGGAGGTCTTGGACATTGGGAACAACCACATCAAGGGTACCTTCCCATTTTACTTGAAGAACACATCCATGTTGAGGGTTCTTGTTTTGCGATCTAACAAATTTTACGGGTCCATTACTCATCCAGAGCCTAATGCCACCTGGCCAATGCTTCAAATTATAGATGTGGCTTCAAACAATTTTACTGGTAACCTTCCAATAACACTTCTTTTGACTTGGATGGCAATGATGAATCGTTCACAAGAGGCCCAATCAAGGCTAAGTTACCTTGAAACCCAAGTGGCTGGAATTTATTATCGAGATATGATAACAGTTACTATCAAAGGTTTAATGGTGGAGTTGAAGAATATCCTAGAAATCTTCACCACTATTGACTTTTCTTGCAATGGTTTTGATGGTCCAATACCTAAAGAAATGGGAGAACTCAAAGTGCTTCATATTCTCAACTTGTCGCATAATGCTTTCACGGGCCAAATTCCATCATCTTTGGGGAAATTGACAAATCTTGAGTCACTAGACCTGTCAAGCAACAAGCTTTCTGGTAAGATTCCTATGCAAATTGCCGATGGTCTTATTTTCCTATCAGTTCTCAACCTTTCCTTTAATCAGTTGGAGGGAAAAATTCCATTCATCAAGCAATTTGCCACATTTTTGGAAACTTCCTTTGAAGGGAATGAAAGATTATGTGGCATCCCTTTAAAATCACACTGCACATATGAGGAGCCGCAATTGTCACCTCCAACATATGAAGAAAAACATTGGAATTCTGGAATTGTGATAGAGTGGAATTACATAAGTATTGAATTGGGATTTATTTTTGGCATTGGAATTATCATTGGGCCGCTTATGTTTTGGAAGAGGTGGAGGATATGGTATTACAAACATGTTGACGACATTCTTTTCAGGATCTTCCCTCGATTATATCTTGGAAAAGAATACCATAAAAAATGCATACACGGAAATCAGAGGCGGAGGCACAAGTCATAG